Sequence from the Fictibacillus arsenicus genome:
GAACCGTCACTTCTGATTTATGTACCAATATCACCCGTCGCAAATAGCCTTTTTCAATTTTCCTTATCTCTATAAAATCAGACGTATAGACGTGCAGAACGATATACGGTTCATTTTGATAAGTTACAATATTTCCTCTTTGAATACTCATGCTATCACCCTAGATGTCACTTGATATAGATAATTATACCTAAAATCGGTACCGTAAAAATTGGGAAACATAGCGGATAAATAAGCACTAATCTCGAAAAAATGAGCATAGTTTCCCAACATAGATCTGCATCGCTTTTCTTATTCACTTCCTAAGCGTTTTATAAAGGTATATTCCAATTATATTAAGTGTTAAAATCAAAAGAAAACGGCGGGGGTAAAAGAATGCACCTAGGCGAAAAGATACGGTACTTTCGAAAAGTCAAAAACTTATCCCAGCAAGAACTCGCAGCCGGGATCTGTTCGATTCCCTATTTAAGCAAAATTGAAAACGGCGTAACCGAACCTTCACATGAAATACAAGAGCATCTAGCCGCTCGATTAGAAATAAGATTAGAGTCCATGAACGAAAACGAGATGATGCGAAACTATGTTGATCTCTTTCATTCCCTTTATCAGAGAGACCATAAATCTGCTGTACAGAAGTATAATACTTTGATAGATTCCCCATCACAATCTGTCGATCAAGATATCTTGCACAAAATATTTAAAAGCATCTATATGATGATGACCAAGCAAGAAACACAGGGAGTTCACGCTTTGTTAGATGAGGTTTCATACATAGACAATGTGATGAAAGGGGAAAAAGCGTTTTACTATTTTCTAGCTAGAGGGCAGCTCAGCTATTATTCAAATAATTATGAGGAAGCATTTAACGATTTTTTATTGGCAGAAAAACAGATGGAGAATAATCGCTTTCAAGAATGGGAAAAGGGATATTTGCTGTACTTGATCGCTCTCACAGCAAACCAGTTGTATAGAAATATTCTTGCTTTAGAATACACCATCCAGGCATTAGAGATATTTGAGAAAACCTACTTCTTTAAGAGATGTGCTGATTGCAGAATAATCCTGGCTATCGTTCATCTTCGGGTTAGAAATTTCGATGAATCTACTAAACAACTATTACTTGCTGAAACCATTGCGAATACCTTTAATGATAAGGTGCTACAGGGAGTGATTTATCATAACTTAGGTAGTATCGCCACCCATAAAGGTGAAACAGAACAAGCTATTGAGCTCTATTCAAGAAGTCTGGAAGCAAAAGAAAATGTAACCCTTTCTGCAAAAATAATGACGATCTATGCTCTGGTGAAAGAATACGAAAAGACTAAGCAACCGGAAAAAGGCTTGGCTCTTATAGATACGTGGCTTGAACAAGTTAGTAATGATCCGTTTAACCACGGATTTGAACTTCATTTACTCTATTACAAAGATTTATTTACATACGGTGAAATAAATACGGAGTTTATGATTAACGAACTGATCCCTTACTTCGAACAAAGAAACGAATGGATTCACCTTGCCGATTATTATCCGATACTCGGAAAGTATTTTGAGAAGCAGCAAAAGTACAAACAGGCCAGTATGTATTATTCATTAGGAATTGAAGCGTTGAAGAACATGCATCAAGTAGGGGTTACGTATGTATAAGTTGGACAACTAAAATCACTTTAGTTGTTCTTTTTTATAGGAAAACGTCTTTTACGGTACGTGTTCTTTTATCTATTACACGTTCGCTCAAAAAAAGCCCGCTACGCTCAGAATTCTTCATCTACGCTCAAAATGCCTAGAGTTTCGCTCAAACTAGATGAGTATCACTCAAGATCCCTCCCGTTTCGCTCAACCTTAAAAAAGTGCCTCATCAAGAGGCACTTCACACTACTATTTTTCACGCAAAACAGGAAAAACTCGCTTCAAAATGTTTTTCGCCTAACCCAATCGAAACACAATCCCATGCCCGCCTTTTGGGTACTCCCACTTGATATTCTGGTGCGGGCACCCGATTCGGCAGCTTCCGCATTCGTGACAGCCTTCGTACCCCACGTGCATGCGAATTTCTTCCCACTTATACACCTCAGCCGGACAAAAGATCGTACAAATTTTATCCGGACAATGGTTCAAACAAACATCGGCATCCATAACGGTGAGATGTGATTTCGTGTCTGCGTTAAAACGAACGAGATACTGCTTTTCTTCGATGGTCTGACACTTCTTTTCGCTCATTTACTTCATCACCTTCCACGCCCGGTATGCGTCACGAGCCAATTTGAGTTTCTCTCCAGCCGTTCCCACATCTCGCCAAATCTTCTTTTGTTTATCCCATTTAGACGTGCCATCAACCGTGAACATCTGGCTCATCGCTTTGTTCGCCATCGGAATGTACTTTTCAAAATACTGCGGGAACTTATCGAAATGATGCGTAGAATCCTTATATTTTTTCATGTCCTGGCCAACGAAACTGCTCATCAATCTTGTTTTATAGTGATTGAGTGTAGCTTCCGAATAATCGTCGCGTTCCTTAGCGAGTAATACCGCTTCTGCCGCAAACTGTCCCGACTTCATCGCAAGGTTTGAGCCTTCGCGGTGAATCGCATTCACGAGCTGTGCAGCATCCCCGACAACAAGCACCCCGTTCCCCGCCACTTTCGGCATCGATTTATAGCCGCCTTCAGGTATCATGTGCGCCAAGTACTCAACCGGCTCCCCGCCAGCGATGTAAGGGCGAATCATCGGATGGTTCTTCACATATTCTAAAAGTTCATACGGTTTAATCTTATGCTTAATCAGCCCAGATAGAAGTGAACCGACCCCAAGACTCAAGGTGTCTTTGTTCGTATATAAAAATCCGGTGCCAAGGATTCCCTTTGTTGCGTCACCAAAAAGTTCAATCGTCGTTCCCTGATTTTCCTCCAGATTAAAACGATCCTCAATCGTCTTTTTATCGAGTTTAATGATTTCCATTGTGGCCAGTGCAACTTCATCAGGCCGGAACTCTTTATGGAATCCGAGTGACTTTGCTAAAAGGGAGTTAACACCGTCCGCCAGCACGACAACATCCGCATAAAGATCGCCATCAGGACGATCAGTCCGCACTCCAACTACCTTTCCGTTTTCTACAATACACTCCAAAACTACGGTTTCATTAACTAAAAGTGCACCCTGCTCAACAGCCTTCCCCGCAAACCACTGATCAAACTTTGCGCGCAGCACCGTAAAGTTGTTGTACGGTTCTTGTCCCCACTCCATCCCTTTGTAGCCGACAGTTATCGCCGATTCCTTATCCATCATCATGAACCGCTGTTCCACGATCGGCCGCTCAAGCGGTGCTTCCTTCCAAAACTCTGGAATTACATCTTCCATCATTTTGCGGTATAGAACCCCGCCCATTACGTTTTTCGAACCTGGGTATTCACCGCGTTCAATTAATAAAACATTCACGCCTGCTTTTGCCAATTCATACGCACAGGAAATGCCGGCAGGACCTGCCCCGACAACGATAACATCAAATTTTTCAGACATGGTCGACCGCCTCTCTGTTAAACGCTTGTTTAAATTGTTCGATTAAAAGTGGCACAATTTCAAAGGCATCCCCGACGATTCCGTAGTGACTAGATTGAAAGATTGGAGCTTCAGGGTCGTTGTTGATCGCGATAATGAGACCCGAATTCTGCATGCCAACAATGTGCTGAATAGCACCAGAAATGCCGATCGCAAAATAGATTTTAGGCGTAACCGTTACACCTGTCTGTCCAACCTGATGATGGTGCTCAATCCAACCCGCTTCTACCACATCACGGCTTCCCCCAACTGCTCCGCCCAGTGTTTCCGCTAATTGATGAACAAGCTGAAACCCATTCGGACTGCCTAACCCTTTTCCGCCAGCGACGATAATATCCGCTTCATCAATTTTCACTTTTTGAGTCGTATGCCTGACGATCTCGAGCACTTTTGTTCGGATATCTTCTTCCTTAAGAGAAGCCGTTTCTTCTACTAGCTTACCTGTCCGGCCCGGTTCTGGCGTAAGAGCTTTCATCACTTTCGGCCGTACCGTCGCCATTTGCGGCCGGTACTTTTTACAAAGAATCGTAGCCATGATGTTCCCGCCAAACGCCGGACGGCTCGCAAGCAATAAGCCTGTATCTTCTTCAATGTCCAAAATGGTAGAGTCGGCCGTGAGCCCCGTCGGAAGGTCTGTCGCGACCGCGCTCGCCAAGTCCTTACCCGTCGACGTTGCCCCATACAAAATCACTTCCGGCTTGTATTTTTGACAGCACTCCAGCAAAGCTTTCATGTACGACTCTGTCCGGTAATCTTTGAAAATAGCATAGTCATACACGTAGACGGTGTCCGCTCCGTATTCAAAAAGAGAGTCTGCTAGTTGTGTGACGTTTTCTCCGATTAAAACACCAGCTAGTTCTGTCCCACGTTTATCCGCAAGCTCTTTCCCCGCTCCAAGCAACTCCAGAGAAACCGGCACAACTTCCCCGTCCTTCACCTCGATAAAAACCCAAATGCCATGATAGTCTTCGAAACTCAACTTCCGTCCCCTCCCTTCACCGCAGCAAAAAGTTCTTTTTTCTCTAGCAAAATATTTAGAAGCTGCTCCGTCTGCTTAGCCGCATCGCCTTCCAGCATCTCTCCGCCACTCGGTTTTGTTGGTGCCCAAACTTTTGATACGATTGTAGGCGACCCTTTCAACCCGAGCTGAGTTCTCTCCACATCCTCCAGATCCGCAACCGCCCAAATTATTGGTTGGTATCTAGCTGCCTTCAGCATGTTCGTCATCGATGAATAAGGAACTTCGTTGATCTCTTTTTCTACTGACATCAAACAAGGCATCGTGGACTGAATGACTTCATACCCGTCTTCAAGCTTTCGATGAACAACCGCATAGCCTTCTTCCATATTGATCTCTTTTACCATATTGACGGATGTTAAAGGAGGCATGTCTAAACGGCGAGCGATCCCTGGTCCAACTTGTCCGGTGTCACCGTCGATCGTCATCTTCCCGCAGATAATTAAATCCACCGGCTTGATTTTAGAAATCTTCTCGATCGCTTTTGTTAGGGCATAACTCGTTGCCAACGTATCCGCTCCAGCAAAGGCGCGGTCAGAAATCATGTAACCTTCATCTGCACCGATCTCGATGCACTTTTTGATTGCCTTTACAGCTGGCGGCGGCCCCATCGTCAAAACGGAAACCGTCCCGCCGTATCTCTTTTTCAAACGCACAGCCTCTTCCACCGCATGCGCGTCATAAGGATTCAAGATGGCAGGCGCGCTCGCCCGGTCCATCGTATTCGTCTTCGGGTTCATCTTGATGATCTTCGTATCCGGAACCTGCTTAATGCAAGCCACAATATGAAGCATTCGATCCCTCCTCTAATCACTGGCCAGTCTTTTTCTAGAAGCCACTATTATGATGATTACTACTACTATATGGAGGGCTTATCCGATACATGACGGAAAATAAAAAAGAAAGTTCCATTGTTCGGAGCTTTCTTCTAATCTTTGTATTCTGGATGTCCATGCCGTTTGCAACCAAAAAGGTAACAACCGGTTTCAGCGGAAGGTTCAAACTCGATTTTGGGAAGGACTCCTGCTGACACCCGTTCAATCATAGATCGATACTCATTTATTTCTTTTGTAAGTTTTTTAATATGATCTCGTTTGTCGTTTTCGGTCCAATCTTCATCTACAACATCTTCATGTGCTTCATTTAACTCTTCTTTTTTTTGTTGAATTGCTTCATTTATGATTTCTTGAGCTTTGGTGTATTGATTGGTTTGAATTAGCGAATTAACGTACCAAACTACCCAGTGAGGTTGCCTATAATAACTTTCCCAACCTTTGTCATACCAAAAAATCGCTGCGTCATAAAGTTGTAACTCTGCGTACAATTCAGCCAAATCGACCTCTCCAACGAAATCATCATCATTTTCATTAAAAGTGTCTATTACCATTTTAGCTTCATTAACTTGATTACTCATAATCAAACATCTTACCTGATTATATACCGTAAAATCTGATTTTCCTGATGCTAAACCAAAGTATTTAGAAGCCTCTGCAGGATCACCAAGATAGTATTTTGCTACTCCGATATTATGATAGGCTTCCGATGTTGGTTGTATAGAAATAGATGTAAGTAGATGTTTAAGTGCTTCTTCATATTGCTCTAATTTCAATAACAGTTCACCACAAAAACTATATGGAAAATGAGATTCGGGGCTGAGATCAATCGCTTCTAGAACTAGACTCAACGCTTTTTGGTTATCCTCTTCTTCATGCAAGTAAACCCACGCGAGGTTCGTAAGTGATTGAATATCTCTTTTTTCAAGAACCGCTTTTCGAAAAAGTTTTAGAGCCCCTTCATAATTATTTTCCTCTAATAATTCGATTGCTCTTTGGTTTGTGTTCATATTAATCCCCCGCCGGTGTTCTCTGCTTCATCTCATTATAGCTGATATTAAAATATGTACTTATTCTTTTATAAAACTTGCCTAGAAATTATTATTGATACACTCTTTGAAATAAGTTACCATTACAGTGGTTACTTTTTGAAAGAAGGTAGATATACTTGAATAAACGTGTGTATTTATTGACGATCGTTTCGTTTGTTGTGGGAATGGTCGAATTGATTATAGGCGGGATTCTAGACTTAGTAGCAGAGGATCTTGGGGTGAGTCTCGGAAAAGCCGGATTCCTCATCACCATTTTCTCACTAGTGTTTGCGATTGCTGCTCCAATCTTGTTGACGATGACCGCTAAAATAGAGAGAAAGCGTCTGACCTTAATCTCTTTGATCGTATTTTTATTAGGAAACATACTCGCGATCTTGAGTCCTACGTATTCAATGTTATTAATCGCTCGAATTTTATCTGCAGCAAGCGGTTCATTGCTCGTCGTGTTATGTGTAACGATCGCATCCAACATCGTAGAAGGAAAATACCGTGCGCGTGCAATCGGCGTGGTCTTTATGGGGATTAGTGCATCGCTCGTACTCGGAATTCCAATCGGCTTAATGCTCGGAAATGCATTCGGGTGGCGTGCTCCGTTTATCTTAATCACGGCACTAACCGTGTTATCCATACTTGGCGTGTATTTCTTTATGGGACGTCTCGATCCAAAACCGGCGATTCCAATCCGTCAGCAGCTGCGCACGTTAAAAGATCGGACCGTACTATTTGCTCAACTGACTTCATTCCTGTTCCTCGCTGGCCATCTTACGTTATACGGCTACTTAACGCCATTTCTAAAAATGACGCTTGGGCTTAATGGAACATGGGTAAGTATTGTATACTTGATATTCGGTGTGGCAGCCGTATTTGGCGGCGGATTCGGCGGCATGCTCGCTGACCGGTTCGGCACAAAACCTACAATTCTTTGCGTTACAATCATCTTTGGCATTTCAATCTTTATGATTCCATATACAACGTTTGCGTTTCCGTTATTTTTAGTGGTCATGATCATTTGGAGCATGCTCAGCTGGGCCATCACACCGGCTATGTAGAGTTATCTCATCGAGTCCGCTCCAGAAACTTCCGATATTCAGCAAAGCTTAAACAACTCTGCCCTTCACTTCGGCATTGCTTTCGGATCCATGATCGGCGGAATCGTAATTGAACAGGCATCTGTTGAGATGAATGCAACAGTTGGCGGATTTTTGGTCATACTGGCATTAGGTGCAGCCGTTCTTTCCATGACAAAAAAAGAGCGTTCTTCTAGTCATGCTCATTCCATTAGCTAGTCTCGTAAAACTATGGCATGATAATGAGAGATAAAAAATTTGAGGAGGTGGAACCGTTACAACCATCAATGACGGGTTGTAATGGTGGACAAATGAGTATCCATATTGGCGCAAAACAAGGTGAAATTGCAGAAAGCATTCTATTACCAGGAGATCCGCTTCGTGCAAAATATATTGCAGAAACGTTTTTAGAAGACGTAACGTGCTACAACGAAGTTCGCGGAATGCTTGGATTCACAGGAACATACAAAGGAAAACGCGTATCTGTTCAAGGGACAGGAATGGGGATTCCTTCGATTGGGATCTACGCAAACGAATTGATCCGTGAATATGGTGTAAAAAACTTGATTCGTGTTGGTACGTGCGGCGCAATTCAGCAAGATGTTAAAGTTCGTGATGTAATCTTAGCGATGACAGCATCTACAGATTCACGAATGAACCACCTAGCTTTCCCTGGCATCGACTTCGCGCCATGTGCAAACTTCGACCTATTGAAAAAAGCGTATGAAGCTGGAACTGAAAAAGGATTAAAAATCAAAGTAGGTAACGTGTTAACGGCTGACTTGTTTTACCGTGACAGCATGGATATCGTGAAAAAGCTAGCGGAAAACGGCGTACTAGCTGTTGAGATGGAAACAACAGCTCTTTACTCAATCGCAGCAAAATACGGTGTTAATGCACTTTCAATCTTAACTGTAAGTGATCACATCTTCACAGGTGAAGAAACTTCAGCAGAAGAACGTCAAACGACGTTCAATGACATGATCGAGATGGCATTGGAAGTAGTTAGTTCAGAACAATAATAATGTAAAGTGCATGACTGTTATCAGTTATGCTCTTTTTCATGTTGTGGTTTGACTCATAGGATGGTCGGATTGACTCATAGACCCTTAGTTTTGGCTCATAGAATTATGATTGGTTCATAGAAGTTTTATTTTGACCCATAGAGTCACCATTTTGACTCATAGACCTTCCACTTCGGTTCATAGGCTCTTCGTTTTGGTTCATAGGAAATCTATATAACAAAAAAGGAATGAACTAAAGTACCCTCTTAGTTCATTCCCTCTTAAATTAGTACCTCAATTTCATTAGAACACTTCTAATCTCATCATCATTCATCAACAGTTCCGAATGCTTTTCATTGATTTTCGCAAGTGCCACATCGTGATAAAAGAACTCGATGAACACTTTAATAAATGGACGGGACTTTGTTTTCATTGCTTGCCAGCTTTGATTTTCCACACCGGCAAAAATCACTTCTTCCTCATCCACGACAACTAATCGAAAGCGTTCTAGCGAATGGTGTTCCTGCGCCGGAATGAGGGTATGTACGTTCGTTAGCGAAGACTCTAGTTCTCCAACTACAAGAACCTCCACAGCGATTCCCTGCTTTTCTTTTTCCTCAAGTATGGGCAAGTAATCACGTACGTCATCTTGCCATGCGGAAACCTTAATCGATTTCTCCGCCGCTTGCAAAATCTTCTTCGTCTGCGCACGAATCGATGAATCCACCTTTAGACTCCAGACGTGTTCATCATAAAACTTTCTTTTAGACGTACTCGTTTTTAACTGCTCCACGTTTTCCTGAAATTCAGTCGTCAACTTCTCGATCACGATGGACAGCGGAAGTGCGGTATACAGCTTCTTTTTTTCCGAAACCGAATCCAGCACCATCCCTTTTTCGATCATTCGCGTGAGCACTTCATATATCTTTGATTTTGGTACACCTGAATATTTAACGATGTTCGTAGCGTCCATCGGTTCCTCACTGGACGCAAGGACTTCGAACACCTGACTCTCATATTGTGAAAAACCGAATTTTTGTAACATGGTTCCTCCTAAAATAACTTCTATAAAAAATAGTTGCATCTCTCATTCTTACCGGTTATGTATCCATTCAATTCTTCTTCTGTTATTTCGTGGTTGCCCTCCTCTATCTTAAAGCAACTAGGACAAGCTTTTAAAACGAAAACTGTTAATTAAAATATTTTTCAGCATACTTCCATACACATGCCAGCCAAAAGATTGCAGCTATTGGTCTTGGGTCTTTAAATATTATCTTCTCAAGCCTTTCAATTTTTTCTAGTTTAACAATAAACATATCCCTCTTCACTAAAATTACAAAATAAGTATGCATTACAATTACGATTAACGGAAGGATTAATGTACTGAAAATCCAGTAAGGTTTATGAAGCGGCTCCCAAACTTCAATTTCAAAGATTAATAAAAGCACTGGTACTGTAAATGTAAAAATAATAAGAGAAGAATAAGATAATAAGACGTAATAATAACGTTCTCTTTTTTTCCATTTAAATTGTATAAACATGATAAACGGAAGTGCCGTCAAAAGAAATAGAAAACAAGTAAAAACCTTATCCAAAGTATCCATAGACATGATGCTAACCTCTTTTGTGTACTATTATTATTTATATTTTCCTTTTATTGCTTACTGTGGTCAATAACTATTCATCTATTACTTTTGTTTTAGTTAAGACATTTTTCTTTAGGCACATGTAACCAACTTCATGACAAAACTCATTTGT
This genomic interval carries:
- a CDS encoding helix-turn-helix domain-containing protein; protein product: MHLGEKIRYFRKVKNLSQQELAAGICSIPYLSKIENGVTEPSHEIQEHLAARLEIRLESMNENEMMRNYVDLFHSLYQRDHKSAVQKYNTLIDSPSQSVDQDILHKIFKSIYMMMTKQETQGVHALLDEVSYIDNVMKGEKAFYYFLARGQLSYYSNNYEEAFNDFLLAEKQMENNRFQEWEKGYLLYLIALTANQLYRNILALEYTIQALEIFEKTYFFKRCADCRIILAIVHLRVRNFDESTKQLLLAETIANTFNDKVLQGVIYHNLGSIATHKGETEQAIELYSRSLEAKENVTLSAKIMTIYALVKEYEKTKQPEKGLALIDTWLEQVSNDPFNHGFELHLLYYKDLFTYGEINTEFMINELIPYFEQRNEWIHLADYYPILGKYFEKQQKYKQASMYYSLGIEALKNMHQVGVTYV
- a CDS encoding ferredoxin family protein, translated to MSEKKCQTIEEKQYLVRFNADTKSHLTVMDADVCLNHCPDKICTIFCPAEVYKWEEIRMHVGYEGCHECGSCRIGCPHQNIKWEYPKGGHGIVFRLG
- a CDS encoding FAD-dependent oxidoreductase; this translates as MSEKFDVIVVGAGPAGISCAYELAKAGVNVLLIERGEYPGSKNVMGGVLYRKMMEDVIPEFWKEAPLERPIVEQRFMMMDKESAITVGYKGMEWGQEPYNNFTVLRAKFDQWFAGKAVEQGALLVNETVVLECIVENGKVVGVRTDRPDGDLYADVVVLADGVNSLLAKSLGFHKEFRPDEVALATMEIIKLDKKTIEDRFNLEENQGTTIELFGDATKGILGTGFLYTNKDTLSLGVGSLLSGLIKHKIKPYELLEYVKNHPMIRPYIAGGEPVEYLAHMIPEGGYKSMPKVAGNGVLVVGDAAQLVNAIHREGSNLAMKSGQFAAEAVLLAKERDDYSEATLNHYKTRLMSSFVGQDMKKYKDSTHHFDKFPQYFEKYIPMANKAMSQMFTVDGTSKWDKQKKIWRDVGTAGEKLKLARDAYRAWKVMK
- a CDS encoding electron transfer flavoprotein subunit alpha/FixB family protein, whose translation is MSFEDYHGIWVFIEVKDGEVVPVSLELLGAGKELADKRGTELAGVLIGENVTQLADSLFEYGADTVYVYDYAIFKDYRTESYMKALLECCQKYKPEVILYGATSTGKDLASAVATDLPTGLTADSTILDIEEDTGLLLASRPAFGGNIMATILCKKYRPQMATVRPKVMKALTPEPGRTGKLVEETASLKEEDIRTKVLEIVRHTTQKVKIDEADIIVAGGKGLGSPNGFQLVHQLAETLGGAVGGSRDVVEAGWIEHHHQVGQTGVTVTPKIYFAIGISGAIQHIVGMQNSGLIIAINNDPEAPIFQSSHYGIVGDAFEIVPLLIEQFKQAFNREAVDHV
- a CDS encoding electron transfer flavoprotein subunit beta/FixA family protein; the encoded protein is MLHIVACIKQVPDTKIIKMNPKTNTMDRASAPAILNPYDAHAVEEAVRLKKRYGGTVSVLTMGPPPAVKAIKKCIEIGADEGYMISDRAFAGADTLATSYALTKAIEKISKIKPVDLIICGKMTIDGDTGQVGPGIARRLDMPPLTSVNMVKEINMEEGYAVVHRKLEDGYEVIQSTMPCLMSVEKEINEVPYSSMTNMLKAARYQPIIWAVADLEDVERTQLGLKGSPTIVSKVWAPTKPSGGEMLEGDAAKQTEQLLNILLEKKELFAAVKGGDGS
- a CDS encoding tetratricopeptide repeat protein; amino-acid sequence: MNTNQRAIELLEENNYEGALKLFRKAVLEKRDIQSLTNLAWVYLHEEEDNQKALSLVLEAIDLSPESHFPYSFCGELLLKLEQYEEALKHLLTSISIQPTSEAYHNIGVAKYYLGDPAEASKYFGLASGKSDFTVYNQVRCLIMSNQVNEAKMVIDTFNENDDDFVGEVDLAELYAELQLYDAAIFWYDKGWESYYRQPHWVVWYVNSLIQTNQYTKAQEIINEAIQQKKEELNEAHEDVVDEDWTENDKRDHIKKLTKEINEYRSMIERVSAGVLPKIEFEPSAETGCYLFGCKRHGHPEYKD
- the deoD gene encoding purine-nucleoside phosphorylase, with protein sequence MSIHIGAKQGEIAESILLPGDPLRAKYIAETFLEDVTCYNEVRGMLGFTGTYKGKRVSVQGTGMGIPSIGIYANELIREYGVKNLIRVGTCGAIQQDVKVRDVILAMTASTDSRMNHLAFPGIDFAPCANFDLLKKAYEAGTEKGLKIKVGNVLTADLFYRDSMDIVKKLAENGVLAVEMETTALYSIAAKYGVNALSILTVSDHIFTGEETSAEERQTTFNDMIEMALEVVSSEQ
- a CDS encoding TrmB family transcriptional regulator, which gives rise to MLQKFGFSQYESQVFEVLASSEEPMDATNIVKYSGVPKSKIYEVLTRMIEKGMVLDSVSEKKKLYTALPLSIVIEKLTTEFQENVEQLKTSTSKRKFYDEHVWSLKVDSSIRAQTKKILQAAEKSIKVSAWQDDVRDYLPILEEKEKQGIAVEVLVVGELESSLTNVHTLIPAQEHHSLERFRLVVVDEEEVIFAGVENQSWQAMKTKSRPFIKVFIEFFYHDVALAKINEKHSELLMNDDEIRSVLMKLRY